A single region of the Chitinophaga niabensis genome encodes:
- a CDS encoding TerC/Alx family metal homeostasis membrane protein, producing MTSQQWTYIVFGIVIVLALIFDLGLLSKKGETVSIKKALVQTSFWVALSLGFFAFVWYEDGSRLAVEYLSAYLMEWSLSIDNIFVFILIFGFFKIKETSYARVLLIGILMAIVFRAIFITVGVALIAQFGWILYVFGAILVYTGVKMFIVDQHEEFKPEENFAYRFMQKYMRISHQEPNGRFTIKHNGKIYLTTLSVVVVMLAVTDIIFALDSIPAVFAISKEPLVVYTSNIFAVLGLRSLFFLLRGAVDKFDYLQQGIAIVLVFIGLKMLAEIVNFHLPVWVSLVVIVACLAGSIVYSIYHDKKLPVKPEGEFEK from the coding sequence ATGACATCGCAACAATGGACGTACATCGTTTTTGGTATTGTTATCGTCTTGGCCCTTATTTTCGACCTTGGATTGCTTAGTAAAAAAGGAGAAACCGTCTCCATAAAAAAAGCATTAGTCCAAACTTCATTCTGGGTTGCCCTGTCACTTGGCTTCTTCGCATTTGTATGGTATGAAGATGGCAGCCGCTTAGCGGTTGAATATCTGAGTGCCTACTTAATGGAATGGTCTTTGTCTATCGACAACATTTTTGTTTTCATCCTTATTTTCGGTTTCTTCAAGATCAAAGAAACAAGTTATGCCCGGGTACTGTTGATCGGTATCCTCATGGCCATTGTTTTCCGCGCCATCTTTATTACAGTGGGTGTGGCCCTTATCGCACAATTCGGCTGGATCCTCTATGTGTTCGGCGCCATCCTGGTTTACACAGGTGTTAAAATGTTCATCGTAGATCAGCACGAAGAATTTAAACCGGAAGAAAACTTTGCCTACCGCTTTATGCAGAAGTACATGCGTATCTCTCACCAGGAGCCCAATGGCAGATTTACAATAAAACACAATGGCAAAATATACCTCACCACACTTTCCGTAGTGGTAGTAATGCTGGCTGTAACAGATATCATCTTTGCATTGGATTCCATCCCCGCGGTTTTTGCGATCTCAAAAGAACCACTGGTGGTGTACACATCCAACATCTTTGCCGTACTGGGTTTGCGCTCACTGTTCTTCCTGCTGCGTGGTGCAGTGGATAAGTTCGATTACCTGCAACAGGGCATCGCGATCGTACTGGTGTTCATCGGTTTGAAGATGCTTGCGGAGATCGTCAACTTCCATTTACCGGTATGGGTATCGCTGGTAGTGATCGTAGCCTGCCTGGCAGGGTCTATCGTTTACTCCATTTATCACGACAAAAAATTACCTGTTAAGCCTGAGGGCGAGTTCGAAAAATAG
- a CDS encoding TonB-dependent receptor plug domain-containing protein: protein MNHVDGIDADPSVLTETAIRYAQSFRDRFAFKVNVSYLRGTDWRSSTATDQNAAANSRFPALNGAANNPAYDAWNKYGDENNNNVSVAVQLNGKTETFNVRRTGYWEKDLANPIVENIKFDAGLYWRLGSKAELSYTYRRGQMDGLFQRGNKIQLNDVVVQNHKLELKGADYFIRGYISLENTGDSYNLKPLTDNLDLTNKSNNAWRDAFRAKLQTEINAGTELAEAMRLARGVADQGRVQPGTPEFNALKNTIIGINNWDHASAVAGAPATGGAWLDQHSRVYHVDAQWDLSKRVNIFNLLVGLDGRIYEVIPDGNNFVDFSKPLDKRTEPGGKNVYYKKYGGFAQISKTFFNEKLKLVGSIRLDHNTEFDPKINPRIAVVYTAAEKHNFRASWQNGFRFPALFEALSFVNNGNVRRVGGLAYINEGLGYLENSYTLASINTFNNAVNKDVADGLTANNAAIKNKALLEVTNLSPTRPERINSFEVGYRSVLLGHKIVVDADAYYNRYDGFLGQVEVAAPSTGKVGSDEAVIDMLAANRTKQTRYRVYTNAKQTYDNYGASLGLTYNFYKKWTVAGNLNYNAIVENKQKDVFATGFNTPDWVSNISIGNRELLKNFGFNVVWRWQNTFYWESPLANGDVPAYSTVDAQVNYRFPKLKSTVKLGGSNLLNNRYIQYAAGPNIGALYYAAITVEGLLTK, encoded by the coding sequence GTGAACCATGTGGACGGCATTGATGCAGATCCAAGTGTATTAACAGAGACGGCTATCCGTTATGCACAATCCTTCCGCGATCGCTTTGCATTCAAAGTGAATGTAAGTTATCTCCGCGGAACAGACTGGCGTTCCAGCACAGCAACAGATCAGAATGCTGCAGCCAACTCCCGCTTTCCTGCATTGAACGGAGCCGCTAATAATCCTGCATACGATGCATGGAATAAATATGGCGATGAAAATAATAACAACGTTTCCGTAGCCGTACAACTGAATGGCAAAACAGAAACTTTCAATGTACGCCGTACGGGTTACTGGGAAAAAGATCTTGCCAACCCCATCGTTGAAAACATCAAATTTGATGCGGGTTTATATTGGAGATTAGGTTCCAAAGCAGAACTCTCCTACACATACCGCCGCGGCCAGATGGATGGCCTTTTCCAACGTGGTAACAAGATCCAGCTGAACGATGTAGTTGTACAGAATCACAAACTGGAATTAAAAGGCGCCGATTATTTTATCCGTGGATATATCTCCCTTGAAAATACGGGGGACTCTTACAACCTGAAACCACTAACAGATAATCTTGATCTCACCAATAAATCCAACAATGCCTGGAGAGATGCTTTCAGGGCTAAACTGCAAACAGAGATCAATGCAGGAACAGAACTCGCAGAAGCTATGCGCCTTGCCCGCGGAGTAGCAGATCAGGGAAGGGTACAACCCGGCACCCCTGAATTCAATGCGCTGAAAAATACCATCATCGGTATCAATAACTGGGACCATGCAAGTGCGGTAGCCGGAGCTCCTGCAACCGGCGGTGCCTGGCTGGACCAGCATAGCCGCGTATATCATGTGGATGCACAATGGGACCTCAGCAAAAGAGTGAACATCTTTAACCTGCTCGTTGGTTTGGATGGCCGTATCTATGAAGTAATTCCTGATGGCAACAACTTCGTGGATTTCAGCAAACCACTGGATAAACGTACAGAACCCGGAGGAAAAAATGTATACTATAAAAAATACGGCGGCTTTGCACAGATCAGTAAAACCTTCTTTAACGAAAAACTGAAGCTGGTGGGTTCCATCCGCCTTGACCATAATACGGAATTCGATCCCAAGATCAATCCGAGGATCGCTGTTGTATATACAGCCGCGGAGAAACATAATTTCCGCGCATCCTGGCAGAATGGTTTCCGCTTCCCTGCACTGTTTGAAGCATTGTCTTTCGTAAATAACGGCAACGTTAGAAGGGTGGGCGGTCTTGCCTATATTAATGAAGGCCTGGGTTACCTGGAAAATTCCTACACCCTCGCCTCCATCAATACCTTCAACAATGCAGTGAATAAAGATGTGGCAGATGGCTTAACTGCAAATAATGCAGCGATCAAAAACAAAGCATTACTGGAAGTTACCAACCTCTCCCCTACCCGCCCTGAAAGGATCAACTCTTTTGAAGTGGGTTACCGTAGCGTATTGCTGGGCCACAAGATTGTAGTGGATGCAGACGCATACTACAACCGCTATGATGGCTTCCTGGGCCAGGTGGAAGTAGCGGCGCCCTCTACCGGAAAAGTAGGTTCGGATGAAGCAGTGATAGATATGCTGGCAGCTAACCGTACCAAGCAAACGCGCTATCGGGTATATACCAATGCCAAACAAACATATGATAACTACGGCGCCTCCCTTGGCCTAACCTATAACTTCTATAAAAAATGGACAGTGGCAGGTAACCTGAATTACAATGCTATTGTAGAGAATAAACAAAAAGACGTATTCGCTACCGGCTTCAATACCCCCGACTGGGTATCCAACATTTCCATCGGTAACCGCGAGTTACTCAAAAACTTCGGTTTCAATGTGGTATGGAGATGGCAAAATACCTTCTATTGGGAGAGCCCGCTGGCAAATGGAGATGTGCCTGCCTACAGTACAGTGGATGCACAGGTGAATTACCGTTTCCCCAAACTTAAATCCACTGTTAAACTGGGCGGATCTAACCTCCTCAATAACAGGTACATTCAATATGCAGCCGGACCAAACATTGGTGCATTATACTATGCAGCCATCACCGTGGAAGGTCTGCTTACCAAATAA
- a CDS encoding lipoprotein signal peptidase: protein MKYRHVVFIVVLILLVDQVLKFWIKTNMTIAEQFAVIPNFFYIHFIENEGMAYGLKFGGEFGKIALTLFRLVAVVLGFIYMKKLVKEQYHKGLLICGALILAGAAGNLIDSMFYGLIFSESTRYELAQFLPAGGGYGTFLHGNVVDMLYFPIFDGTFPKWVPIWGGEHFIFFRPVFNIADAAISVGVITILLFQKRFLHKKADDAAPSIETGAVVDDRQQVM, encoded by the coding sequence TTGAAATACCGTCACGTTGTCTTTATCGTAGTACTGATCCTTCTGGTTGACCAGGTGTTGAAGTTTTGGATCAAAACCAATATGACCATTGCGGAGCAATTCGCTGTTATACCCAATTTTTTCTACATCCATTTCATCGAAAATGAAGGGATGGCCTATGGCCTGAAGTTTGGCGGAGAATTTGGCAAAATTGCCCTTACCCTCTTCCGCCTGGTAGCTGTGGTACTTGGTTTCATCTACATGAAAAAATTAGTGAAAGAGCAATATCACAAAGGTTTACTGATCTGTGGCGCGCTGATCCTAGCCGGAGCTGCGGGAAACCTGATAGATAGTATGTTCTACGGCCTGATATTTTCAGAAAGCACCCGTTACGAATTAGCACAATTCCTGCCCGCTGGCGGTGGTTATGGCACTTTTCTACATGGCAACGTAGTAGATATGCTCTATTTCCCCATTTTTGACGGCACTTTCCCTAAATGGGTACCTATCTGGGGCGGCGAACATTTCATTTTTTTCCGCCCTGTATTTAATATAGCAGATGCTGCCATCTCCGTAGGAGTGATCACCATTCTGCTTTTCCAGAAAAGATTCCTGCATAAGAAAGCAGATGACGCCGCGCCTTCCATTGAAACCGGCGCCGTAGTAGACGATCGGCAACAGGTAATGTAA
- a CDS encoding bifunctional UDP-N-acetylmuramoyl-tripeptide:D-alanyl-D-alanine ligase/alanine racemase has translation MYTAESISKILKGELLQQTGNAEIEHILLDSRKLLIPETSLFIPLVSERRNAHQYIDEMYQKGVSNFVVSEPMSTAQYPKANIILVKNSLQALHTLVAYHRHQFQIPVIGITGSNGKTIVKEWLFQLLEKDYNIVRSPKSYNSQIGVPLSVWQMKPENQMAIFEAGISQPGEMVNLEKIIRPTIGIFTNIGEAHNEGFLNIRQKVNEKLILFMKSDVLIYCKDYLALNECVNNFHNLVGKREIDNDLQLLTWSRKTDADLRIIGVDKNDNHTRIDALYKQEPLFIRIPFVDEGSIENAIHCWALMLYLGKSQAVIQERMNLLGNIAMRLEMKQGINNSTIINDSYNSDLGSLAIALEFLQQQRQHPQRTVILSDILQSGKSEGSLYEEVAGMLEKKGIQKLIGIGKNISREKQSFSKIKSSFYPTTEDFLKEVNPADFQNESILVKGARVFKFERIGKLLEQKAHQTILEINLSAIAHNVKQYQALLKPGIKLMAMVKAFSYGSGSFEIASLLQFHGVDYLAVAYADEGVELRRAGITLPIMVMNPEPSTFDAILQWNLEPELYSMHILEQFEEVVRYANKTDYPVHIKLDTGMHRLGFEQADLDQLAIRLKEDGLFKVQSIFSHLAGSEDPAMDAFTRKQAQLFTQMSALLQQQLGYAVIRHIANSAAIHRHPDLQLDMVRLGIGMYGVDSTSFQDKLRNVSTLKTTVAQLKRIPAGDTVGYGGKWKAKVPSLIATVRIGYADGYDRKLGNGNGKMMIRTKLAPVIGVVAMDMLMLDVTHIADVQEGDEVIVFGEELTVQQLAKWADTIPYEILTGISQRVKRVYFQE, from the coding sequence TTGTATACAGCAGAAAGTATCAGCAAGATCCTTAAGGGGGAATTGCTGCAACAGACCGGGAATGCGGAGATAGAACATATTTTGCTGGACAGTCGCAAATTGCTTATTCCAGAAACCTCATTGTTCATCCCCCTTGTTAGCGAAAGACGAAATGCCCACCAGTACATAGACGAAATGTACCAGAAAGGCGTCAGTAATTTCGTGGTCAGTGAACCTATGTCCACTGCCCAATATCCAAAAGCCAACATCATCCTGGTGAAGAATTCTCTCCAGGCGCTGCATACGTTGGTAGCATATCACCGCCATCAGTTCCAGATACCCGTAATAGGTATCACGGGCAGTAATGGTAAAACCATCGTAAAAGAATGGCTGTTCCAGTTACTGGAAAAAGATTACAACATCGTACGCAGCCCTAAAAGCTATAATTCGCAGATCGGTGTACCACTCTCCGTGTGGCAAATGAAACCGGAGAACCAGATGGCTATTTTCGAAGCTGGCATTTCCCAACCCGGTGAAATGGTGAACCTCGAAAAGATCATCCGCCCCACCATTGGTATTTTCACCAATATCGGCGAAGCGCATAACGAAGGGTTCCTCAACATCCGGCAAAAGGTGAATGAAAAGCTCATCCTCTTTATGAAGAGTGATGTGCTCATCTATTGCAAAGATTACCTGGCCCTCAATGAATGCGTGAACAATTTCCATAACCTCGTAGGGAAAAGGGAAATTGATAACGATCTGCAGCTCCTCACCTGGAGCCGCAAAACAGATGCAGACCTCCGGATAATCGGGGTAGACAAAAATGATAATCACACCCGCATAGATGCGTTGTACAAACAGGAACCGCTCTTCATCCGCATCCCTTTTGTAGACGAAGGCTCCATTGAAAATGCCATTCATTGCTGGGCACTCATGCTCTACCTGGGTAAATCACAGGCGGTGATCCAGGAACGCATGAACCTCTTAGGCAATATTGCCATGCGCCTGGAAATGAAACAAGGCATCAACAACAGCACCATCATTAACGACAGTTATAATTCTGATCTTGGCTCCCTGGCCATAGCCCTCGAATTCCTCCAACAACAACGCCAGCATCCGCAACGCACCGTGATCCTCAGCGACATTTTGCAAAGCGGGAAAAGCGAAGGTTCGCTGTATGAGGAAGTAGCCGGCATGCTGGAAAAGAAAGGCATTCAGAAGCTGATCGGTATCGGCAAAAATATTTCCCGGGAAAAACAAAGCTTCTCTAAAATAAAGAGCAGCTTCTACCCCACCACGGAAGATTTCCTGAAAGAAGTGAACCCTGCAGATTTCCAGAATGAGTCCATCCTCGTGAAAGGTGCGCGGGTCTTCAAGTTTGAACGCATCGGTAAATTACTGGAACAAAAAGCGCATCAAACCATCCTCGAAATAAATCTGAGCGCTATCGCCCATAACGTAAAACAATACCAGGCCTTGTTAAAACCCGGTATTAAGTTAATGGCTATGGTAAAAGCATTCTCCTATGGCAGCGGAAGTTTTGAGATTGCAAGCCTGCTGCAGTTCCACGGTGTAGATTACCTCGCAGTGGCGTATGCAGATGAAGGGGTTGAACTCCGCCGGGCCGGAATTACCCTGCCTATTATGGTGATGAACCCGGAACCCAGCACTTTTGATGCTATCCTGCAATGGAACCTGGAACCTGAATTATATTCCATGCACATCCTCGAACAGTTTGAGGAAGTAGTTCGGTATGCGAATAAAACAGATTATCCTGTACATATTAAACTGGATACCGGCATGCACCGCCTGGGATTTGAACAGGCGGACCTGGATCAGTTAGCTATCCGGTTGAAAGAAGATGGTTTATTCAAAGTACAATCCATTTTCAGTCACCTTGCAGGAAGTGAAGACCCTGCCATGGATGCCTTTACACGTAAGCAGGCACAGCTTTTCACGCAAATGAGCGCATTATTACAGCAGCAGCTGGGTTATGCAGTGATCCGCCATATTGCCAACAGCGCTGCTATCCATCGCCACCCGGACCTGCAGCTGGATATGGTACGGCTGGGTATTGGAATGTATGGCGTAGATAGTACCTCTTTCCAGGATAAACTGCGGAATGTCAGCACCCTGAAAACTACGGTGGCACAGCTCAAACGCATACCGGCAGGGGATACTGTGGGATATGGCGGAAAGTGGAAAGCAAAAGTCCCTTCCCTCATCGCCACCGTTCGTATAGGCTATGCAGATGGATACGACAGGAAGCTGGGTAACGGAAATGGTAAAATGATGATCCGCACAAAGTTAGCACCTGTTATCGGCGTGGTGGCCATGGATATGTTAATGCTCGATGTTACACATATCGCTGATGTTCAGGAAGGTGATGAAGTGATTGTGTTTGGCGAAGAACTGACCGTACAGCAATTGGCTAAATGGGCGGATACTATTCCCTACGAAATACTCACCGGAATTTCACAAAGAGTGAAAAGGGTATACTTCCAGGAATAA
- a CDS encoding TonB-dependent receptor codes for MKIKRYTLRSTLLLSLLLFTAAAFAQESSIVQITGQVKDQNSGETLPGVSIQIKGTISGTTTDSKGVFTLKTRLKFPFTLVFSSLGFSPQEFEVKNTTSRIDISLATQTLLGKEVVVTASRVEEQALRSPVAIEKLDIRTIKESPAPSFYDALENVKGVQMTTSSLTFKVPNTRGFNIPNNFRFMQLVDGVDMQAATLGVPLGNAIGPTELDIASVEITPGAASALYGMNAINGMANLQTKKSIPL; via the coding sequence ATGAAAATTAAGCGTTATACCCTTAGATCTACTTTACTATTATCCCTCTTACTCTTCACTGCAGCAGCTTTTGCGCAGGAAAGCAGCATCGTACAGATCACCGGCCAGGTAAAAGACCAGAATTCCGGAGAAACCCTTCCTGGTGTAAGCATCCAGATCAAAGGAACCATTTCCGGCACAACTACAGACAGTAAAGGTGTTTTCACACTTAAAACAAGGTTGAAATTCCCATTCACACTGGTGTTCTCCAGCCTTGGTTTCTCTCCGCAGGAGTTTGAAGTGAAAAACACCACTTCCCGTATAGACATCTCCCTGGCTACTCAAACCCTGCTGGGCAAAGAGGTTGTAGTAACCGCTTCCCGTGTGGAAGAACAGGCACTCAGATCGCCCGTAGCCATTGAGAAACTGGACATTCGTACCATCAAAGAATCACCCGCTCCCAGCTTCTATGATGCATTGGAAAATGTGAAAGGTGTGCAGATGACTACCTCCAGCCTTACCTTCAAAGTGCCTAATACACGCGGTTTCAACATCCCCAATAACTTCAGGTTCATGCAGCTGGTAGATGGTGTGGATATGCAGGCAGCTACTTTAGGTGTTCCATTAGGTAATGCTATCGGCCCAACAGAACTGGATATTGCCAGCGTGGAAATCACTCCCGGCGCAGCTTCCGCACTGTATGGTATGAACGCTATCAACGGTATGGCCAACCTTCAGACTAAAAAGTCCATTCCTCTATAA
- the gldG gene encoding gliding motility-associated ABC transporter substrate-binding protein GldG: MEATRTDKRKKYLQRTLGIVALLIAVNIAASYFHGRWDLTAEKRYTLAPSTRALLKDLDAPVTIEVYLKGNYPAGFRQLADATRELLEEFQQYGGNNIRFSFVNPGTELPDSMRMRYQDTLMSKGILPFNLQVQEDSKDAYAERLIFPGALLTYKGRENGINLLKSQGGLDPMQALNSSEALLEYKFAHAIYQLQQPERPLVGYMLGHGEPEGNNVYDALKTLHEIYQVDTINLKVDAFIPREFTAIIFARPLESFTDEDKLKIDQYVMNGGKVIWFLDNLTAATDSLRGRSFMALPRDLKLEDLLFKYGVRVNLDLVMDLQSDMIPLVVGNIGDKPQIQPIPFPYFPLLASTNAHPIVKNLDLVMSRFANSIDLIKDENIKKTVLLSSSEHSKTVNAPVEISLESVQQQPNPREYRMRNIPTAVLMEGRFPSLFNHRLGTAEQQAIQSLSGVPFKGIADTVNRMIVVSDADVIFNAFSQKNGPMQMGVNEFNPQYVFANKEFFLNSMEYLTSKAPIMDTRNKELTLRLLDTEKVKKDRTKWQMIAFIVPIGAILLFAMVFQFIRQRRYAA; encoded by the coding sequence ATGGAAGCAACAAGAACGGATAAACGAAAGAAATACCTGCAACGTACCCTGGGTATTGTGGCATTACTGATAGCAGTGAATATTGCCGCTTCTTATTTTCACGGCCGCTGGGACCTTACAGCTGAAAAGCGCTACACCCTTGCTCCTTCCACCCGCGCACTCTTAAAGGACCTGGATGCGCCGGTTACCATAGAAGTATATCTCAAAGGAAATTATCCCGCCGGTTTTCGCCAGCTGGCTGATGCTACGCGCGAATTGCTGGAGGAATTTCAGCAGTACGGAGGTAATAATATCCGCTTCTCTTTCGTGAATCCCGGAACGGAACTGCCAGACTCTATGCGTATGCGTTACCAGGATACCCTGATGTCCAAAGGCATACTTCCCTTTAACCTGCAGGTACAGGAAGATAGCAAGGATGCTTATGCAGAGCGGCTGATTTTCCCCGGAGCATTGTTAACTTATAAAGGCCGGGAAAATGGCATCAACTTGTTAAAAAGCCAGGGAGGCCTGGATCCCATGCAGGCACTCAACAGCTCAGAAGCATTACTTGAATATAAGTTCGCCCATGCCATCTACCAGTTACAACAGCCGGAACGCCCGCTGGTAGGATATATGCTGGGACACGGAGAACCGGAAGGCAATAATGTATATGATGCGCTCAAAACCCTCCACGAGATCTACCAGGTAGATACCATCAACCTGAAAGTAGATGCCTTTATTCCCCGGGAGTTTACGGCCATTATTTTTGCCCGCCCCCTGGAAAGCTTTACTGATGAGGATAAGTTGAAAATAGACCAGTATGTTATGAACGGCGGTAAAGTGATCTGGTTCCTCGATAACCTTACTGCTGCTACAGATAGCTTAAGAGGCAGAAGTTTTATGGCTTTACCCCGTGATCTGAAGCTGGAAGACCTCCTCTTCAAATACGGCGTACGCGTAAACCTCGACCTGGTGATGGACCTGCAAAGCGATATGATCCCGCTGGTAGTAGGCAATATTGGCGACAAACCACAGATCCAACCCATCCCCTTCCCTTATTTCCCCCTGCTGGCTTCCACGAACGCACATCCCATCGTCAAAAACCTGGACCTTGTGATGAGCCGTTTTGCGAACTCCATAGATCTTATTAAAGACGAAAACATCAAAAAAACCGTGCTGCTCAGTTCTTCGGAACATAGCAAAACAGTGAACGCCCCGGTAGAGATAAGTCTTGAAAGTGTTCAGCAGCAGCCAAATCCAAGGGAATACCGCATGCGGAACATCCCTACAGCCGTTCTGATGGAAGGCCGTTTCCCTTCTCTTTTCAATCATCGCCTGGGAACAGCAGAGCAGCAAGCCATACAATCCTTATCCGGCGTACCTTTTAAAGGAATAGCCGATACCGTTAACAGGATGATCGTAGTGAGTGATGCGGATGTTATTTTCAATGCTTTCTCACAGAAGAACGGTCCTATGCAGATGGGCGTTAATGAGTTTAATCCTCAATATGTGTTTGCCAACAAAGAGTTCTTCCTCAACAGTATGGAGTACCTCACCAGCAAAGCCCCCATTATGGATACCCGGAATAAAGAACTGACGCTCCGGCTATTGGATACGGAAAAGGTTAAAAAGGACAGGACCAAATGGCAAATGATTGCCTTTATAGTGCCCATAGGGGCTATCCTGCTCTTTGCCATGGTGTTCCAGTTCATCCGCCAACGCCGGTACGCAGCATAA
- a CDS encoding sulfite exporter TauE/SafE family protein has product MSHNEVIDKVEQRVATVETQKVLIDLVNEDNKKQHWIWVLIGVSIVVVAAGLYFTYNYGISLDAQNRITDFTKSVFTEKLLFFMGVGLMAQMIDGALGMAYGATSSSLLLGLGVSPAMTSTSVHVAEVFTTGASGIAHFKLGNVNKKLFLHLLIPGMIGAVIGAYLLSDKIDGNIIKPFMSAYLMILGVLILRKALQRNKPKSKTRRLGPLAFFGGFMDAIGGGGWGPIVTSTLLSKGRTVNYTIGSVNAAEFFISVSSAGTFLLFNGIDSWQVIIGLILGGVIASPFAAVLVKKMKRKPLMIMVGVLVIAMSIRTIVLVFWK; this is encoded by the coding sequence ATGTCGCATAACGAGGTGATCGATAAGGTTGAGCAACGCGTAGCTACCGTTGAAACACAGAAGGTGCTGATTGACCTCGTAAATGAGGACAATAAAAAGCAGCACTGGATCTGGGTGCTCATTGGCGTTTCTATAGTGGTGGTGGCTGCAGGTCTCTACTTCACTTATAATTATGGCATCTCCCTGGATGCTCAAAACCGTATCACCGATTTTACGAAAAGCGTTTTCACGGAAAAGCTCCTCTTTTTTATGGGAGTGGGCCTCATGGCACAGATGATAGACGGTGCGCTGGGCATGGCTTACGGAGCCACTTCTTCCTCTCTCTTATTAGGCTTGGGCGTATCACCCGCTATGACGAGTACCAGTGTACACGTAGCAGAAGTTTTCACAACCGGTGCTTCTGGTATTGCGCACTTTAAACTGGGCAACGTTAATAAGAAATTATTCCTGCATTTACTGATCCCCGGTATGATCGGAGCCGTAATAGGAGCCTATCTCCTGTCGGACAAAATAGATGGTAATATCATCAAGCCCTTCATGAGCGCTTATCTCATGATCCTGGGGGTATTGATCTTACGTAAAGCTTTACAGCGGAACAAACCCAAAAGCAAAACCCGCAGACTGGGTCCCCTGGCTTTCTTCGGCGGATTCATGGATGCAATTGGCGGTGGCGGCTGGGGCCCTATTGTTACTTCTACCCTTTTGAGTAAAGGCCGTACGGTGAACTATACCATCGGCTCCGTGAATGCTGCAGAGTTTTTTATCTCTGTTTCCAGTGCAGGGACTTTCCTTTTATTCAATGGTATTGATAGCTGGCAGGTGATCATCGGATTGATACTGGGTGGTGTGATCGCTTCTCCTTTTGCAGCAGTGCTGGTAAAGAAAATGAAGCGGAAGCCTCTCATGATCATGGTAGGCGTGCTGGTAATAGCCATGAGCATCAGAACAATTGTACTGGTGTTCTGGAAATGA